AGGATACCTGTGGACTATCGTAATTCTCGAAGGAATATTCACATTGGTCTTTGTAATTCATGATTTTATTATAGTGGGCCATATGTCGGTTGATATCCTCTTGACTATCTTGTCGTTCTATTTGACGATTGAGAACGGTGTCATGGTCAGCGTAGATGAAGAGTCGTATGACCTTATCCCCATACATATCCTTTAATTTATTGGTTCCCTCAGGATTCAACGCCAGGTACACAAGATTACTAGATGTAAATGCCTTAGAGATATCTTCTTCACGAATTCCATAATGATATCCATCAATTTCAACACTTTCTATAAACTCCTGTTTCTCCTCCATTTCTTTAAAGGTTTCCAAGGTGACAAAATGATAGTCCTCTCCATCCTGTTCGTAATGTCGTGGGGCACGAGTGGTGTAGGATAAAATCGCTGCCATATCAAACATGGTGGCAACCATTTTCCCAATCGTCTTTCTGCCTGAGCCATCAGGTCCAGTGTAAATGAAAAGCTTTTGGTTCTTCTTCATTTGATACATAAACAAATCTCCTTTAATCATAATTTGACTTAAATTCCAAAAGAGGAATAAAATTCTAAAATGAAGATACCTATAGTGTACCATATTTTTTCATTTATTTTTAGACTATTCTGAAAAAAATCTAGGGACAGGAACACCAGTAGGGACAGGAACCCCAGTAGTTCCTGTCCCTACCGTACCACTGGGTCAGGCCAAATGGCGTTCGGCCTTCTTTGCAGAAGCAAAATAAAAAATTCCTGTAACAAATTGTTACAGGAATTTTTTATTTTTTATTCTGATTTTGATTGTTGTTGAGACATTAAAGCACTTTGGACTTGGCTTACAGCTGTTTGAGCTTGTGCAATCTCAGTAGCAGCTTGTTTAATTGCTTCTTGAGCCATTGTTTGATCGGACTGAGATTTTTCAATGGCTTGGGTTAATAATTCTTTTGTTAAAGCAACATTACCTTTAGCCTGGTTTAATTGATTGACATCGATTTGTTGTTGTGGCATAAAAAAACTCCTTTTTTCATTTTGAATTACACTTTTATAATGACCAAGGTATCAGTTTATATTGATGGTTATTTTTAGTATCTATGCCATATACTAAAACATCATTAACCCTATCAGCTCTTACAATGCCAAAACTAATTCATTTGCTCAATAAAAACATTTTCATTTCCTAATTATGGTAATTAGAGGAAAGAATAATAAATTTCAATATTGTCCAATATATTTAGATAAATCGCGGGCTTGCGATTACTCGGCCCACTGAAAACATTTGTCGCAACACCGAACGGACTCGTATAATAAGGATTTTTATAAGGTTTTATGGATTATCGGTCACTTTTATCCATTTTGGATAAAAGTGTGTTACAATAAATTTATTGCTTATTGGGGGTGAAATTAAATTATGAAGAAAGCCAAATGGAAATTCATAGTACAAATTTTTTTATCATTTTTGAAAATTGGTCCAGTTACTTTTGGTGGAGGTTATGCAATGATCCCGATGATTGAGAGGGAAGTAGTTAATAACAAAAAGTGGGTCCAAAGTAAAGATGTTACGGAAGTGTTCGCTATTGCAGAATCTGTTCCAGGTGCAATTGCGATAAACTCTGCGACATTCATTGGGTATCGCCTAGCTGGAGTATGGGGTGCTATTGCTGCAATGTTTGGTATATTATTACCAACATTTCTAATCGTTGTTACACTTAGTATTTTATTCCTTTTAGTAAAAGACAATCCCTACATTGAATCTGCGTTTGTGGGTATTCGTGCTGCTATTGTTGCTTTAATTTCTTTTGCAGCATATAAAATAGGTTTGACAGCTGTATATGATAAAACCACTTTAGCAATCGCAGCTGTTACAACAATAATTTTACTTTTTCTACACATACATCCGGTTATAATGATTGTCTCTGGGATATTCACCGGAATCTTCTCGGTTCAGATAAAAAAATGGCTTGGTATTGCTACCCAATTAGAAAAAGAACTTCCAGATGTAAAAGAAGAAAGAGAACAAGAAATAAAAGGGGCGTAGGAGTGATTATTGAATGGAAATTTTATCTGAATTATTTCTAACTTTTTTGATGATTGGCTTTGTATCATTTGGTGGTGGTTATGCGATGATTCCGGTTATAGAAATGGAAGTATCTAACCATGGTTGGATGACTACACAGGAATTTACGGACGTCATTGCGATTGCAGGTATGTCGCCGGGGCCCATTGCAACAAATAGTGCTATATTTGTAGGTTACAAGACTGCTGAATTACCAGGTGCAATTGTTTCCGCTCTAGCAATGGTTATTCCTTCCTTGTTGATTATTTTAATCATTGCTACGTTCTTTTTCCGCTTTAATGAAAAGCCTCTTGTTAAATCTGCTTTTTATGGGCTGCGTCCAATTATTACAGGTCTAATTGTATATGCAGCAATAAAATTTGCGATTTCAAATGATGTGCTATCTACGGAAGTGTCTTGGCATACGCTAAGTCTTTTAATGATATTTGGCTTATCACTATTCGCGCTAATTAAGTTACGAATGCATCCAGTGCTTGTGATTGCATTATCAGGTATTGTCGGAGTAGTTTTATATTAATCCTATTCTATTAGAGGAGGCTAAAACTTGTTTCGTGAATTTTTTCAAGAAAAGGCTGCAAAATATCAATCAATCAAGCAAGTTTATTATTTTATACACAAATATGGACCTATTACAAAGGCTGAATTGTTAGAATTGACCCAATTAAAGCAAACAACAATGGTCCGTCATCTCGAAGAATTATTGAATCGTAATTATATCAAAATAAAAAGTTATGAAAAATCAACTGGGGGGAGGCCTCCAGCTCTGTATGAAATTAACCCTTTTGCCAGTTACATTATAGGAATTGATTTATCGAGGACTCGTACGGAAATATTATTATTAGACCTGAATTTTATAAAACGTGATAATTATTCCTTTGTTATGTCAAGCGAACATACACCTGAAGTAACTATCCTTTTATTAAAAAGAAAGATAAGGGAACTATTAGATAAAAATGGAATAAAAATCGAGCAATTACTTGGAATTGGGATTGGGGCAGTTGGTCCAATTGATCGGGAAAATGGAATAATACTTCACCCAGATTTATTTCCAGCTCCTGGATGGTACTATGTACCTATTGTAAAAGAGCTAGAAACAACTTTTGGTACGAAGGTTATGATAGAAAATGGAGCGAATACTGCTGCCTTAGGTGAATACAGTG
The Bacillaceae bacterium S4-13-56 genome window above contains:
- a CDS encoding guanylate kinase; this encodes MYQMKKNQKLFIYTGPDGSGRKTIGKMVATMFDMAAILSYTTRAPRHYEQDGEDYHFVTLETFKEMEEKQEFIESVEIDGYHYGIREEDISKAFTSSNLVYLALNPEGTNKLKDMYGDKVIRLFIYADHDTVLNRQIERQDSQEDINRHMAHYNKIMNYKDQCEYSFENYDSPQVSFQVTEVIESLINRDIIITDY
- a CDS encoding chromate transporter; translated protein: MKKAKWKFIVQIFLSFLKIGPVTFGGGYAMIPMIEREVVNNKKWVQSKDVTEVFAIAESVPGAIAINSATFIGYRLAGVWGAIAAMFGILLPTFLIVVTLSILFLLVKDNPYIESAFVGIRAAIVALISFAAYKIGLTAVYDKTTLAIAAVTTIILLFLHIHPVIMIVSGIFTGIFSVQIKKWLGIATQLEKELPDVKEEREQEIKGA
- a CDS encoding chromate transporter, which translates into the protein MEILSELFLTFLMIGFVSFGGGYAMIPVIEMEVSNHGWMTTQEFTDVIAIAGMSPGPIATNSAIFVGYKTAELPGAIVSALAMVIPSLLIILIIATFFFRFNEKPLVKSAFYGLRPIITGLIVYAAIKFAISNDVLSTEVSWHTLSLLMIFGLSLFALIKLRMHPVLVIALSGIVGVVLY
- a CDS encoding ROK family protein, yielding MFREFFQEKAAKYQSIKQVYYFIHKYGPITKAELLELTQLKQTTMVRHLEELLNRNYIKIKSYEKSTGGRPPALYEINPFASYIIGIDLSRTRTEILLLDLNFIKRDNYSFVMSSEHTPEVTILLLKRKIRELLDKNGIKIEQLLGIGIGAVGPIDRENGIILHPDLFPAPGWYYVPIVKELETTFGTKVMIENGANTAALGEYSATSVQYSNYLYCISGRGLRCGVLTNGQFMKNNTGDASSFGEIIIDIDVKNPKENKTLSTYTSLDYMLKETKRRISNGESSSLLLYLNNRDVESATINDFLVALKNGDKLIQDIVHKSAYYYGIGLANIINIIHPEKVILKSLLIDVYPSYFDNIIEIAKQYIYRYDQAKVSFGKGQLENAVSIGASVLVFNSFFK